The DNA segment ACCTGCACCACGACCGCTACGCGCAGCGCCTGAGCTCCTCCACGCCGGTTTTCCTGGCGGGGGTCCTCGAGTACCTGACCTCCAACATCCTGGAGCTGGCTGGCGAGGAGGCCCACAAGAACAGCAGGATACGCATCACCCCGGAACACATGAGGAAGGCGATCGAAAGCAGCGAGCACCTCAGGGACCTGCTAGAGGAGGACCCCAAGCCCCGGGATGAGGACGTGGCCCAACCCGAGGAGAAAGAGTGAGGCCTGAGCCAGCGCCTGGCTGCACTGCGCCCggggccttgcccagcccccagACTCCCGTGGAGGAGGGCGCCTTCAGCATGTGCCAATAAAGTGTTCAGTTGATTCCAGGATTCTGAAGGCCCCTTTCTGTTATTCGGAGCGGGGGTGCCTGTGGAACACCCAGAGGGTGGAAGGGGCGGTCGGCGTGGGGACTTGGAGTCGGGGAGTCAGACAAGCCGGTCCAGTGGTGGCGATGGGCCTGGAACTGTGGCCCTGGTGGGAGGATCTGGCTGGGGTGGAGGGCAGAGCCAACTGCCTCTCTGGTTCTGAGCAGGGAAGgtggtgggaggccaggaagctggcctgggGCCCCCTGGTCTGTGGAGCACACTGCGTGCTGTTGGGAACCGAGGCGGAGCTGGAGGCCAGG comes from the Oryctolagus cuniculus chromosome X, mOryCun1.1, whole genome shotgun sequence genome and includes:
- the LOC100357425 gene encoding histone H2A-Bbd type 1, whose amino-acid sequence is MRGKKPSKKAGKRRKPNVSRSTRAELQFPVSRVDRHLHHDRYAQRLSSSTPVFLAGVLEYLTSNILELAGEEAHKNSRIRITPEHMRKAIESSEHLRDLLEEDPKPRDEDVAQPEEKE